The Desulfurobacterium atlanticum genome includes the window TTATTACGGTTACTATACAGGCACTTATTATCCAAGAGAACATCTAAATTCCGGATATGTAATTTTAAAACAAGCTGAACATTATCTGGACTATGATTTAAGGCTTTTTATAGCAAAAATGTTTGTTTATGGAGCGTATCGCAACACAAGACAAAACTTAATCAACTATAAATGTGATGAGATTGTTGAAATTATAGATTTTAAATCATCTAACATAGATAAAGCTGCAACCATTGAAGAACTAATGGCTATAGAAGGCAACATAAAAGAGGCTTACTACAGCGGATTTAATCAAATTTTAAAACAATTTTCATTTGAGAAAAGAGAAAAACGACCTCCTGATAGTGAAATAAATGCAATGATAAGTTTTGGAAACACCTTACTTTATACAAAAGTGTTGAGTGAAATTTACTTTACCCATCTTGACCCTCGTATAGGTTATCTCCACGAAACAAACAATAGAAGTTTCAGTTTAAATCTTGATATTGCAGAAATTTTTAAGCCTGTTATTGTAGATAGGCTGATTTTTAATCTCGTAAACAGGAAGATTATTAGAAAAGAACATTTTGAAAAAGAAGCAGGAGCATACTTTTTAAACGAACAAGGGAAAAGAATTTTCGTTCAAGCTTTTGAAAGTCGCCTTAAAGATACCATTAAACACAGAAGATTAAATAGAAAAGTCTCACTTCAAAGGCTGATAAGACTTGAATGCTATAAATTGGTTAAGCACTTAATTCAGGATGAAATATATGAACCGTTTGTGATGAGGTGGTAATGTTTGTTATTTTGGTTTACGACGCTGGAGAAAAAAGAGTTCAAAAATTTTTAAAAATCTGCAGAAAATATCTTGTTCATGTTCAAAACTCAGTTTTTGAAGGTGAAATCACA containing:
- the cas1b gene encoding type I-B CRISPR-associated endonuclease Cas1b is translated as MKQPLIIFKNGTIKREQNTLFFIEENGSKHVIPIEAISEIEIFGEINFNKRVLEFLTKKKIPVHFYNYYGYYTGTYYPREHLNSGYVILKQAEHYLDYDLRLFIAKMFVYGAYRNTRQNLINYKCDEIVEIIDFKSSNIDKAATIEELMAIEGNIKEAYYSGFNQILKQFSFEKREKRPPDSEINAMISFGNTLLYTKVLSEIYFTHLDPRIGYLHETNNRSFSLNLDIAEIFKPVIVDRLIFNLVNRKIIRKEHFEKEAGAYFLNEQGKRIFVQAFESRLKDTIKHRRLNRKVSLQRLIRLECYKLVKHLIQDEIYEPFVMRW